The Astatotilapia calliptera chromosome 22, fAstCal1.2, whole genome shotgun sequence region ATGCGGAGGAGCTGTGCGCTGAAAGTCAGAGGATGCgttttaaaatgatgctttaaGGGCCCAAAATGGCAGCAAAATGATCAAATCCAAAACGAGCACTGCAGTAAAGCTGTGTGCGCACAATGGAGCATAAAACTCGTAAAAGCAGATACACCACTGCACCCTGCAGCAGAATTACGGTAAACTTTTAGGCAGGACTAATTTCTAAAGCGAGATAGAGCCGCGATGCGCACTACCAAAACGTGATTTCTCTTAATTCAAGCActggagggggggaaaaaaagaaaaaaaaaaaaccccatcacgCTAAATAAATATTACTTTGCCTTTATGAACATTTATGCAACGTACCTACAGTCCGAGGTGTAAACGCCGACTGTGGCTCCAGGTAATCAGGCGAAGTCAGTGAATCAGCGGTGCGACACAGACCAGGAATAAACAAGCGAGTGACTGCGGCTGCAGCTTACCGTACTCATTCTGAAAGCAGGACACCAAGACGTTTCAACTACAGTAATAACCGGACTAAAGGAGCATCTACTTAAACGTAAATGAAAGCATTTTGGTATAAATACCAACAACCGAAGTTTAGAGCTCCTCAATTAGCCAAAATTCCTTTAAAATAGTTTAACAAGCACACAAATCTGAGAGAAAGCTAGCGCCAATCTGCGCACTTGTTTACAGAGATGACACTTATAGAAACTAGACTGTTTGAACAACTCCAGATGCATTAACGACCTTCCAGCAGTCAGACTACAAATGCATTTCAACTTTATGCAAAACCACTTTGGTGACATGGAGAAAACTAAGCACATTATAGAGCCAGCTCACGTTCAGTTACAACCAGCGTTTGTCAACTACACTCATTACACATGTCAGGTGTTTCCATAGTCACAAAAGTGACTTTTACAGACTAGATGTCATTGAAGGGCTGGATTTGTATGAAGAAGCCAGTCTGGACAGGTCTAATGCTACACCTGTCCATTCTAAACTATATACAATTTAAATTGCATATCACAATGTGCTTTAAATGCCTTATACCAGGGTTAATGCTGAAAGCTCTTACACCGAATGTAAACATGATCTGAAATAAGGCTTCAAATATCCATGAAGTTTGCATAGGCAGCAAAGTTTCTCCCTGCTTCGTTTTTCCTTTTGGAAAAGAAACTACACATTTCTCATGAATTCTGTTCTTTATTTTCAAGTGCAAAGGAGCCACAAGATTAGTAACAATACTGCAAAGAATCTGTACAAACATCACTTCTGACAGAACAGGGGACAAGCTTATTTTAAGCAGGACAATACATTTTCTCTCCCCATTGGTCAGGTTATTCAGTTTGTCCTTTCTGCAGATGCTGTGACATCCAGGTGACGGAATGATGAATCAGGATTTCACTCCTTAGAGAACATGTGCACGAGCAGGTcacacacacggttgctgtagcCAAACTCATTATCGTACCTGCAGGTACAAAAATGAGAGCAGAAGGTTCAACAGTGGAAACGTGAATGAAGATGGGAAAGCTGCAGGCTTTAGTGCATAATGGCTAACTGTTTAAATCACAGAAGTTTGTCTTCTTGGGGCACTAGGTGTAAACTCGGTGACTAGGAATACCAGTCTAttacatttttactcatttcatACTACATGAGATTCAGATTTCCATTTGTAGTAATCAATTCATTTAAATGCAGCAAACAAGCTTTGGTCAACTGAGTTTAATAAATGCAGTTTCATACTAGAGACATGTTCATCGAGTCTCACCATGAAACCAGCTTGACAAAGTTGTCGTTGAGTGCAATGCCAGCTCCAGCGTCAAAGATTGACGAGTGAGGGTCACTGTTGAAGTCTGTGGACACAACCTGAACAGAAAGAGTGCAAGTGTAGTTGTTCTGTTAGTGTGCCAGTCCTCGAGCACATCTGTAAAGCTAGTTAGACAAATGCTGCCACCTAGTGACTCCTGTGTGGCCACACAAGTGAAACCGTCTCATTCTCCCCTTTTAAGAGTATAATGTAGCCTGGTGTTTCAGATGTGGGTGTTTTGTACCTGGTCCTCTGTGTATCCCAGAATTCCCTTCATGGGTCCCTCAGCAGCAGCTTTGATCGTTTTCTTTATGTCTTCATACTTTGCCTGAGATGAGAAATTATAATCCTCAGATTAGACAAATGCAAACTCTAGATAAGGGAACATGAATCAGCTTTATGTCAATTATGAGACGCTTACAGGCTTCTCCAGTCGGACAGTAAGGTCGACGACAGACACGTTGGGGGTGGGCACACGGAAAGCCATACCTGTCAGTTTACTGTAACAAATATTCAAAGCTCAGGGCATTTTGCTGATAGTTTTAGTCATTACACCGTCCTGATCCTTTTCAGGAAGACACATGTGCCATTTTAAAATGGAGAATTAGAGGAAAAGTACCCGTTCAGCTCAGGGATGACCTTGCCAACAGCCTTGGCGGCTCCAGTGGAGGCAGGGATGATGTTCTGGGAGGCACCACGGCCATCTCTCCACATTTTACCAGAGGGCCCGTCAACAGTCTTCTGTGTGGCAGTGACAGCGTGGACTGTGCTCTGAAAGAGCAGGTAAAGGTTATTCAGAGGCAGAATCAGATCGTCCCAACAATGTGAGCTAATCTGAGCAGCTGTCGGACAAGTTAAACAGAATTTCAGAGGCAAGTAGCTTTGTTGATGTTGTAGAGGGACCACATTTACTTGATGCAGCAGAAACACTTTGTGACAAGAGAACTACTGGAAAGCAGGACCCTGATATAGACACCCAGTATCCAAGCTTTCTGatcatgtgatgtttgtgaagGGCCATCAGTCTCCAGCATCAGTGACTAAAATTTGGTGAGTCTGCCACAAAGAATGACCCTCCCCAGAATGTCAAACTGAGGAGACTTTGAGCTTTTTATTGGCATTGTGCAGTTTTTGCACAGCGAAATTGGGTAGCTGGACCACAAAGGtgcaaaagacaaaatacaatgaggggggggaaaaaaaaaaaaaaaaaaaaaaaaaaaaagtgcaatgtaTACGTATGTGAGTACTAGCAACATGTAACTAAATGAAGTTGTTGCTGAACGCATTGTACAGTTTGTTGGCCGACTGCTCTTAAAGTTCCTAAAATCTTCTGGTTATAAGAGATTCACTCAAAAGAAGCAGTATCAGTTCTTTACCATGAGACCTTCCACGATGCCAAAATTGTCGTGTACGACCTTGGCGAGGGGAGCCAGGCAGTTGGTGGTGCAGGAAGCATTGCTACGGAGAAAGCACATGTCAACTTAATGTATGACAGCTTAAGTGCAGAGATGCAACACCAAACAAACTTTAAGAAGCCATCTAGACATCTGCAGCCAGCTGTCCAAACAGCCATTATAGaatcacgcacgcacacactcacgtGCACACACGGCATCTGTAAGCACTCAGTACCAACACTCACCTGACAACCGTCAATGAGTTGTTGTATTTTTCGTGGTTGACACCCATTACAAACATTGGTGCATCAGCACTGGGAGCAGAGATCACCACCCTCTTAGCTCCACCCTTCAGATGAGCCTAACAAATCAAAATAGAGCTTAAGACTGATTGTACAATCACTGATGCTTCAGGAAGCTCCAAGATTATGCAAACTAGATTCCAAAAAGATTGCATTAATTTAGAGATACAGGTCAGGATGATGAAAACTGTTCCTTCAACCAAGTTTGTTTCACATGTTGAAGTCACAATAGTGACAATCCAGTCATCTTCAGGGTGAAACTGCACTTTAGACAGGTGAGAAAGCACAACAGCAGCCAACTTACAGAAGCCTTCTCAATGGTGGTAAAGACACCAGTGGACTCTACAACATAGTCCACACCAGCATCACCCCACTTGATGTTGGCGGGGTCCCTCCTATGCAGTTCAGAGAAGTTAGTTATTCAATCTGAGGCAAACTTGCTGGACAAAGTGCACATGTGACAGTTACGTACTCTTGGAAGACCATGATGTGCATGTTACCGATGACCAGCTTGCCACCCTCAGTCTTCACCTCTCCGTGCTTCCAAGTGCCGTGAGTGGAGTCGTACTTGAACATGTAGGCCTGCATTAAGAGGTGAccattaaaaatgcaacaaaacctGCCATTTCTTAAGAGAAGTCAACATGAGGTCTCTAAAACTTCCTGGTGTCCTTGACAACGCAGTCTTtgcttaaaatgtttcatttaagAACTTTGCTTTTCCTACATTTACTAAACAGAATCAAACAGGCTTGTTAAGTACCATCAATTTATAGAGCAGAAGAAACCCATCCTCTCACCATGTATTCCAGGTCAATGAAGGGATCATTGATGGCTACAACCTCAACCTTACcaccagcaacagcagcacGAGTCACCAAACGACCAATACGTCCAAATCTGAAATGCAGGTCAGACTAAAGAATCAGTACGGATATGAAAGGGAGCAAGAACGACTAGGTTGTTGTGAGACAGTAAGGATGAAATATTTTGTTGAATTCAAACTGAAGACCCTTGTAATGTCTGCATAGTCCAATTAAAATATCAGGTTCCAGGCCCAAGTTTTTAAATTGCAACTATGTCCACTTTATTCATTTCCTGTCTGACCAGCAGGTTTAATCTGAGTCACTGCAGAGGATGGCTTTGCCATGCAAGGCCTGCCAACCTTGACTGAAGATAACAGTGGCTGGCACCAGCAGCTGATAGCCTGTTTAGGCCCAATATGGGCACTGTCAGTGAGGCAGATTGAAGAGTGTGGAACTAAGGAAGCATGAGGGTCGAAAGTTCAGAGCACGTTATAGTAATGGAGATAAAGAGGGTTGTGAAGTAAGAGTTTCTGAGAGAAATCAAGATATGCTACAAAGACAAGTTTTTAAAATCACCCAAACATTTGTCTCtaactttttcatgttttgtgacaAGTTGAGTTAGTGCTTCAGAATTGAGTGTGTGGAGGTGTTTGAGTACAACAGTTGCTTGTGGGTTACCCAAACAGATTAGGCCATTCTTGTGAATTGCTGCCTCCAAGTAGATTTGGAggcatacaaaaaacaaaactcaaccaaaaaaaaaaaaaaaaaaaaaatttgtccAAGATGGCAAAAGGCACAATTTTCCTCATCAAGTTTAAGTTCTGAACAAACTTAAAGTGGGATTTCATATGTGGAtgacccaaaagcagactttGCCTTGCGACTGCAAGACAACCCGTGTTTAGTTATAGCCAAGATACAGTTGCCACATAGTTGGAATTTGATTGTCTTCATGGCCTTTCAATAATACTGCATTTAGGCTCTATTGTATTTCAGCTTCTATCAGAGCAAACAAGGCTGCTCAATTCAAGATTTCTAAAGATGTGGTGAAACATGTTTCTTCATGTAAACTGATCTGGAAGCAACATGCAACTCTCCTAAAGAAGTTGCTAAAAGCCTGCAGAAGTTAAACGTTGCCATTATGGACGAGCATACCAACTACTGTGTCAGAGGGAAGCCGATAGTAAATTCAGGGTTGAGGCCACCACTAGCTTTGGCTTTAGATCAAGCTGAAGACAGTGAGTTGTGGCATGAGCTATTGAGCACCAGAGTTTTGTTATGCAACACTGCATGCCTTCAGTTCACACGAGTCACATTACATAGTTTTTTTGCAACTGTATCCTGCAACAGGAGACAAATATacaacatgcacacaaaacGACTTTATCAGCTTTGATGTATCAGGAAGCTGAGACTCCTTTGAAACTGCTAGAGAACTTTATGGGTTGAGTAAGAGGAAATCTGGACAATAGCAAAACAGGAAGGAAAGTCTTAAGGGGAGCAATTTGAAAATTCATATATGTAGGAACCTGCTCATATCAGATAAAGTCCATGTTCATCAACTGGTGTTCTCTTAAAGCCATTCACCTCATGAAATTTAGAGTTAAATGTAAAGTAATTACTGAATATAAAGTTCTTACTTTTGTCAAATATAAAATTATCACAAGTCAGATGTAACAGTTTCACATTTAACTGATATTAGAAATCACTAGCACAGTAAAATGTTAGCAAGTTTAACTTCAGGTGGGATGACAGCATGCGGCCATGGAGGCTGCTTGCACAGTCTAGTTTGTGGCAAAGTCAGTAGTGTACATATCCTTAAAGTTAGTAAGGGGTCAAGAACAAAACACTAATGTTGTACCATTGGGGGACACTTATGAAATTTGGCAATTCTAGCAGCTTTAAACACAAGCAGCTTCACTACTGTCTCATTAGTGAATCATTTTAATTGTCAGGTGCAGAAACCCTCAAGTTATCCTCTCAAACTCTTTGTCAGGCGCTGCCATCATTGACAAAGTTTTGACAGGAGGGGGAAGAGCCACGGGCATGCAGATTTCCTTTGTTTTGGAAAGCTGCTGAGCAGCCAGAAGGCCAAAATGGACTGGAGCCCATCTTCTGTTTCTGAGCCTCATTGTGAGGTACGTGTCCAAAATCAGGGAGCCAAATCACCCTGcggctctgcagcagcagctgctgctgctccacaagaggaagagaaaatgttTCAGCTGTGATCTCCGAGTCTGAGCAGTGTCCACACAGAGTCGGCCGATCACTGATCTCCAGTGGAAAGGTTAAGGAGTTAAAATTAGATGAGGGGAGAATGAAGAGGAATGTGACAGCTGAAGAGAGCAGCGATACTGACAGAAGGGCGTTGTTGAAGAGCGGACGCCAACTGTGACACCACCAGACTATAAATAACCAGAGAATAGACAGGTCCAGACCGCAGTCCTGTCCTGCTTTTAGGGTTCAGATGATGCTCAGGCAGCACTCCAGCGGTCCTCTGTGAGGCAGCTAAATATTTAGACACCTTTAAGTGTCTGGCATTTCTAGATTTCAAGCCTTGTTTAATTTATGTTCATTTAACAAGTTGCCCTTTTACCATCTTGACAAGAAGTTGCCGTTTCAGCTTTCAAACATTGGCAATCAGTTTGTATTTTGGCCTCCATAAGGCATTTGTTTAGCACATTTCCAACAAGGTGTTAAGTTTAAACTGCTTTTGCCACTTGATTAAATCTTTACTTCATGAGCCAATAAGTAAAACCACAAGAGGACAACATGTCACTAGAGGAAAACCAAATCGAAGGCCCtacaattcaattaaattgCCCACTGATCTAAATTTTAGAAACACTTTCAACCTTTGACATAAACACTTGTGTCAATACAGCATTCAGACAACAGGGGATGAAGTTAAAATACCTGGATACAAATAAAGCATCCAAAGAAATCCAAGAATCTTATCCGGGGTATACTGAAATGCCTGCTTGATTATCTACTTTGAACTTTATTAAaagatatacaaataaaatgcaagacTTAGTTGCACCTACTCAAGTTTTACTAGCATCAAACCAAACACCCCTTTGCAACACATGGGGTAGTGATTGTTAATTAAGCCGATGAGAAGGAAACCTCTGCCAGGACACCTGCACAATGACAGGTGTAGAAACTTACCCATTGACTCCAATCTTCACCATTGTGCCTGATGTGGTCTACACCTCACTGAGAGGGAGGAAACAGTTTAGCCTTTAATTCACTtatacaagaagaagaaaaaaaaagatgcacattcaagaattaaaagattaacgtttcaaaaaactcaaaacaaaactttacagGAAGCAGAAACCGTGTAATAAAAACGCTACTTTCTGTGTGTTTCGTTCACCTGTTACTCTGAGCAGCAGGTAAAACTGTCAAAGCTCAACCACTAAACAAAGGCAACAAATGCGGGAAACCAAACCCTTACCTGAGAGGACACTGGGATACGAACGTCCTTCGGAGAAGAAGCGAGAGCGGGAAAGAAGTTTCGAGGCACGCCATTTATATGCGCTGTCCTCCCGGGCCACGCCCCCTTCCTCAGTGGCCCAACTTTAAAGGTCACGTGAAGCTGCGAACGAGTTTAATTAAGAGCGTCGTTTTTTTGTGCGGTCTTTGCTCAGTCTGAGAGGTCGCTATACAACAGAACCACAGTGCAAATGTGCAATCTGTAATGGCATAATTAGAATTAAACGCCACTCTTCAGAATAGTTCCTGGAAGGAGCTCcacaggaaaacacaagaacaaaacCATGTTGTGGCAACTGGGAATTTTAGGAAGGAAATACCAATATCATgggaataataataacataaataacaaaacatCCACTTACAATTGTTTTGCATTTGATTCGTTTGCCCAAAAGGACAgcaaacaacacacaaaatCGCAGATTTCATTAACAGCtttaatattatcattatttccCCCATAATTTCTGCAGGCATTGCAATGATGTTGCCAATGTCAATTTTAtgttactgtatttatttttctattttacaaTCAGACTCATGAAATGAAAATCTGATATCATGAATAACGACATCTTGTTACTTCATGTTGCAGAAAATCTGGAATAACATCCTTTCAAATGGTGAAAGGCTTTTGCTTTGTTGCTCCAGGCCACCATCATTTTCTAGCAAAAACGTTTTTCTTCTAATTTAATCAAAGATTTACTCACAATTTATTGATGAttgtgtgtaatttatttatatcatacattaaattaaataataggTTAATCAAgtgaaatccatccatccatccatccattcgcttccgcttatccttttcagggtcgcggggggcgctggagcctatcccagctgtcatagggcgaaaggcggggtacaccctggacaggtcgccaggctgtcgcagggctaacacatagggacagacaaccattcacactcacattcactcgcacattcacacctagtggcaatttggattaatcaattaacctatccccacaagctaaTTCAATTCAGCAACCAGAGAATTGGATCATATGGAAAATTAATTCATCCAAAAATATTATTATCTCCcacgaccctgaattggataagcagaagagaatggctggatatttattttaaagctttgaaaATATGTTACAAATGAAGTTCCCCTTGTAAAAATAGAATAATAATGAGTAATAACGAGGCTGAGTAATCTGATACGGCTTATCACTGTAAGTTTCATCTAATGttaatcaaacaagaagacacgGTATGGTTGGAATCCACATATGGTGGTCCTGTGAGTATTTTCAGCAGCACGATGGAGTAATGAAGGAATGTCACTCAGCGTGGCTCACCGAAGTTTTAAATAGATTTTGGTAACCGACAGAAACCCGCAGGTATAAGACTTTTGAGGCTATGAATGCACACACAATACTGTTGTGTTTTACAAatgcacagactgtatataaaagatgaacgTAGCTGTCATGAGGTTGCACTTTGATTTTCAAGCTCTTCTTTTGAAGCCTCAGCCTGCACGTTTTGACCCTGAgattttggtgttttgaaacttgACATGATGTGTGGAGAGTGAAAGGAGGACACATCATAAAGATTTGCCTGGtttatcatctgttttcttctcAAAGGGACCATAATTTATAAAGTCAAATCATGTTGTAATAAATAAGACTTAACACTTTCAGTCTAAACCACAAACATCACCAGATTACCAAATACATGCATCCAAACCTGTGACATTTGCACCCCATTCATACCTGGTATTACTGCTTGGCCTAGAACATTAAGTCCAAGAACATAGTTCATACTTTGATCAGATATTAGAAGGTACAAATGCAATCTATGCAGCATGACCACATCTTCaagaaaaaagaacacattttgaaaCCAATAATAAATGAAAGGTAGATAATTATCCAGATACCGTATCTCTATACAGACTGCATGGGCGTATTTTAGTACTCACAAAGCAAAAGAACAATCTAGCCCTGCGGATCAAAGAACATACAGCTCTACAGGTCAGTCAGTGGAGGGTAACATATAAAGGTCAGCCTATAAATATGGCATCCTGTTCTGAACTCTCTTCATATAGACAGTATGTTAAAGAGTGTGACATTTAGGTGAGCTGGGCACCTCTGTTCGGGGTCAGACACACCAGAGGGTTAGCAAGAACGTCTCTGAAACAAAAAGGGACTGAAGGTTGGTTTGTATGTTTGAATGAAGCCCGGACAGCTCTCAAAAGCAGAGCCCAGGTGAGATAAATGTGCGTCCTTTGTGTGCGTGATGGTGTAACTGTGCACATATCTGCACTGAATGTAATGCAGAGCCTGATAAATGCTTTGTCTTTGGTTAGGGGTGCATTCTAGCTGCTCAGATAAGCCCCATGATCCAACACAGCCATGCCTTAtctaggaaaaaagaaaggaaacctgGTTGCTATGACAACCCCAGTGGTTAGACAGCTGGTTAATAATTCAAGTCTCGCTTGCTCCTGTCTGATATTTGTCTTTCTGCTGCACAGACTGTACAAACATTGTCTAAAATTCACAGACTATGTCACTGCATTTCCAGAGGAAGTCAAAGCTCCTGAAATGAGCTGCTCTT contains the following coding sequences:
- the LOC113014802 gene encoding glyceraldehyde-3-phosphate dehydrogenase-like, which translates into the protein MVKIGVNGFGRIGRLVTRAAVAGGKVEVVAINDPFIDLEYMAYMFKYDSTHGTWKHGEVKTEGGKLVIGNMHIMVFQERDPANIKWGDAGVDYVVESTGVFTTIEKASAHLKGGAKRVVISAPSADAPMFVMGVNHEKYNNSLTVVSNASCTTNCLAPLAKVVHDNFGIVEGLMSTVHAVTATQKTVDGPSGKMWRDGRGASQNIIPASTGAAKAVGKVIPELNGKLTGMAFRVPTPNVSVVDLTVRLEKPAKYEDIKKTIKAAAEGPMKGILGYTEDQVVSTDFNSDPHSSIFDAGAGIALNDNFVKLVSWYDNEFGYSNRVCDLLVHMFSKE